GGTCCTGGGCGCCTACCTTCGGGAGAACCGTTACTCGCCGGGGTTCCTCCGGGACTATGTCCTGCCGCTGGGTGCCTCCATCTGGGGTCTTTCGGTCAAGGCCATGGAGGACATGCCCGCGGGACTTTTCGCCGACCGCTTGCCGGCCCACCTTCCCCACCAAAGGCACCAATGGCGCCGCATCGAAAAGGGAAGCTCCCGGTTCATCACGGCGCTTTTGAACAAGCTTAAATTCCGGGTCAAGGTCGCCGAGCCCGTGGAGGGGATCAAGCGGAAGTTCCCCATCCATTTCCCGGGGGAGACCGCCGACCATGAGGCCGACCCCAAGGGGCAGGTGATCCTGCGGGGCCGGGACGGGAAGGAAAGTGTTTTCGACAAGGTGGTCCTGGCCTGTCATGCCGATGAAGCCCTGGGGTTGTTGCACGAGCCCACCGAGGACGAGCAGAGGCTCTTGTCCCCCTGGCGCTACCAGAAGAACCACGTCCTGTTGCACACCGACGACGAGATCCTCCCCCCTTCCCGCCGGTCCTGGGCGGCCTGGAACTACATCCGGGAGATCGAGACCACCAAATCCGAACCGGTGGCCGTGACGGGGCACTTGAACCGGCTGATGGGCCTCACCTGCCGGGAGCAGTATTTCATCACCCTCAACCGCGTGCGCCCTATCCCGGAAAAACA
This bacterium DNA region includes the following protein-coding sequences:
- a CDS encoding FAD-dependent oxidoreductase; the encoded protein is MGDNSLNIAVVGAGPAGLTAAYLLQRRHQVTVFEKAPQAGGHCFTWTIPGGPDKGLLLDLGFLGFRLRENPNFVRLLQLLEVPTASSEWSFAFFDEKTRYQYALTGWPGYFTRLHQWASPAFLEFLRERAWFHSRIHRDLERGRLEGAVLGAYLRENRYSPGFLRDYVLPLGASIWGLSVKAMEDMPAGLFADRLPAHLPHQRHQWRRIEKGSSRFITALLNKLKFRVKVAEPVEGIKRKFPIHFPGETADHEADPKGQVILRGRDGKESVFDKVVLACHADEALGLLHEPTEDEQRLLSPWRYQKNHVLLHTDDEILPPSRRSWAAWNYIREIETTKSEPVAVTGHLNRLMGLTCREQYFITLNRVRPIPEKHALKEAYFTHPVPTLEALRTRSELEGLNGRNHTYFCGSYFGQGALEDAVRSALQVGRLFGIEL